CATATCGCCCCCACCATAAAACACCCCATTAGCACCATCTACCCTGGTCACTAACCAGTAGGCAAATTCTGGGGACAGGTTGCGCAGTTTCACGGTGAGGAGGGCTCCAAACCCCATTTTTCTAACTAAATCCCTTCGACTGTCATCCAACAGTGACACCAACTTTGAAAACACCTCAATCCTATCATTCTCATGCATGCCTTTCCTCAGCCTGGTGGACACAACAGTCTCCGATTTCTTCACCTGAGCACCTACACTCAACTAAGATGCATACAACAATGCCCACTAAATCAAAACCATGTAAGAATTGATCATAAACATTTGTTCTGATTAATTTTCAATCACAAAATAGATATCCATGAAATAGGTAGTTAACAATTCAACAAACCATCGGTCTAATAGTAGTGGTTAAGTTATGAATACTAACGACGTCCTCGTCATCGTTGCTCTCTGTACGTGGCTCCTCCTCTCCACTAGTCTCCGCATCATAGACTTTTCTCTTCTTTCCACTGGAAGAACCTTCCACTGCCTTTAGTCCACATGCAGTTGTTCTctacacacacaacacaacaagTTTACTTATGTCTGAATATTAAAAATAGAATTGGATTAGAATTGGATTCTTCTATTTAATACAATAGCATTCTTGTACTAATTACCGTTCGTGCTCCTGCCCTTGTAGACACGCCCTTTCCCTTAACAACgtcttcctctgtttttttctCCTTTGGAAGTGGAGCATTACGTTTACCCATTTtcctaaaaaattataaaacttaATGACTACAATAACAACGTAAACTAAACACAAGAAATTCACAACATTCCAAAACTTCACACTGCAATTACTTTTAAAATGCACACATATAAACATCCACACATAATTAGACCAGTAATTAGACCCAGTTTGGTACAAATCTACCAATCCAAATCTCATTTGCGATACCAAACTGTCAAACACTTTCAGTACCATTTTAGGATCAATATAAAATTATGAtcctttttaaaaataattctaTATTTTAAGTACTATTCTCCATATTATCAACactatttttaacaaatttccaAAATTTAGGCGACATCAAATATACCAAATTTGTTCAAATATCAAAACCCAGTTACAAAACAACCATTATTCATACTCCTAATTCCACCAACAGCCTACAAAACCCTaaacaaatattaaaaaacgattattaataaacgaactaaaacatGCAGCAATTAAACCAGAAACCCTAACTAACTGAAACCCAGAAATTCTTAAAATTAGACGACTTTAACAATTAGGATTACAACCCTAAACCCTCCAATAAGCCTAAATACattaactttttaaattttcgatttgggttttagggttttaccTCTTGATGACAAATAATTCTTCCTCCAGCGCAATTGCTTTTCACGAATTCACCAAATTAACGAACAATCCTAgctcgtcttgaaaatggaggtgtgaattttttagctcgtcttgaaaatggaggtGTGAATTTTTTGCCCAAAATTCCCGAAATCTGAATTTCTTGCTCGTCTTCACTGCAGGAGGAGCACGAGGAAGAAGGACTGCtttgaaggaggagagagaataacaAGGAGGAGAGAGACAATGTGAGTATTAAATAcctcaaattcaaaaattttgaaatctgaaatttttgtcAGCAATGAACGGAGTCCGTTATTTCCAAGTGGGCCTCTCTCTTTTTACGGTGAAAATACCATAATGCCCCCACTTGTGTCCAGATTGGACACAAGCCATTATGGAGCAAGACTTCCTCTCTTGATCTTCTCTCGCTGCTCGACATTATTCGAGGTTGTACGGCGGCAGTCGAAGAACAACAATTCAGGGGCTCCGGACCAACAATTCAGGCCAATTAATCATCGGAGAAAACCCTAAAGCGTAATGGCCACCCTTGTCTATGAGGACTCCCACACCACCAATCGAGGTTTGCCACCACACCACCACCCGGTGTTGAGTGCTGAATCGAGGCCTTCCGCCACGCGTAGTGTTTATCCTCCATAGGCGACGGAGATGGTCGGAGCTAATTTGCAGCGTATCCTCCAAAACTCttactttatttaatttattatttacatTCTAGAATTTATTTATGAATCAATTTTAAAATCTCATGTTATTAAAAAGTTAATTTAGGAAATACTTGTTGGTCTTCATTATTTCCCTTTTTTAAAAGGATTTAATTCACCAATTCGTTTCCTGTTCCTATCTGTGAAAGGAAGTGTCAAATTTATGTTAGGTTTTGGTAAAAGAAATTATAAATAAGAGCCAATTGATTTCAAACTCACGCATCATCATATCATCAAGCTATGGACTTGTTTGATAAATTGCAAGATGATTTGATCATTCacattctctcttttcttcctACTAAATTCGCGGTCTTAACAAGTGTTTTGTCTAAAAGATGGGAATTCTTATGGTGTTTCGCCAACAATTCTTTGGTGTTTGATGATCTTGAGTCATCCAATTATATCAACTATTTTAATATTGGACCTGATGTTCCTGATCGTGTTTTGCATTTTCATAACTTTATTGATAGAGTTGTTAAACTTAACAAGGTGTCCCATGTTGAGAAATTTGTCCTTAAGATGACTTCTTGTATATGGAACTCGAATGCGGTTCCATCATGGATAGATGAGATTGTTAACAAAAGGAAAGCTAAAGAGATTGAAATCTTCCTTGGTTGTTGTTTTTCTAGGCGCGAATCAAAGATGTTTTTGTTGCCTCTTAAGACTTTCAACAGTAGCACATTGAGAGTTCTGAAATTACATTTATCTGATAGCAGTCCGTTGAGGGTATCTGTAGTAAATAGTGCTAAAACACTTTGTATACCCAACCTGAAGATCTTGCATTTCTGGATGACTGAGTTAGATAATAGAGCGTTGTTATTGATATATCTTTTCCGAGCTTCTCCCAAGCTGGAAGTAGCATATGTTGGAGGATATTTATGTAATCACAGgaagattttttttaacatttatGCGCCTTGCTTGAAAACACTGCGAATGAAATTTAGAcgtataaatttgtcaaacaaATTCTACATCAATGCACCAGTCTTGGAGGAGCTTGTGGTAGTTGATGAATCGTTCCAAAAACATGTAATAAAAAGCAATTGCCTTGTCAATGCGAAACTTGACATTGGGGTACCCTACTTCAGAGAACTAGAACAGCTACATGTTCATATTAACCGGTTTTACAAGCTCTTTTGTAGAATATCCCATGTTAAGTTCCTGGATTTGTCGGCTCATACCATGGATGTAAGTCtgataattaattatgttatGTTTTCCAGGAGGTTTCACAAGACTAAAGTAAACACCTAATACTATCATCTGTCGTTTGTTGCAGGCCCTTAGCATTATCTGTGGTCGTAAGAATGCCAACCTGCCTCAATTTCTTTCTTTACGTCGCTTGAAGCTGTCCTTTCTCAACTACTCTTCATGGGATGTTCTAACAAAACTGTTGGAATGTTCACCAAATCTTGAAGTTCTAGTCTTAAGCAAGGTTGGCATTGTTTCATCTTAAGCCTCTACTTTCATAACTTGTACTGTATGTTATCTctgatttcttttttattcaaaacTTGTACTGAATGTTATCTctgatttgttttttattcaaaaCTTGTACTGAATGTTATCTctgatttcttttttattcaggATTTCAAGGGTAAGGATGCTAAATTCAGGAGGGATTCAATCTGGATTCAGCCAATTAGTGTGCCAGCCTGTTTGCTGTCATGCCTTGGTCAGGTTGAAGTGTTGGATTGTGGGTCTGATCAAGTAGAATTTGATCTCATAAGTTATTTGCTTAAGCATGGGGAGGTTCTGAGTACATTCCTAGTTGAGCTACTACCAGCTAATTCAAGGAAGGACCTAAGATTCAGAGATAAACTGATGGTGATTCCAAGGGTTTCGTCAACTTGCCAACTAAAAATCTCTGCATACGCTCGTTGCTCTCAACAGAATGGTTTTTCCTcaggttattttttttatatttcttaaaatattttttgttcTACTGATCAATGATGTACGGAGTAGCTCACAACTCACAAGAACAACACTAACTAGTTTGTTGGTGTGGTTTTCTGACGCAATACTTACTGTACTTGCTTTAGTTTGACACTTAGAATAAGTTCATATCCTCGAACCGATGTTTGGTTCCATATTTGCATGCATATATGTTGTTACGGCTTACAGGTACTTCAAAacatttttaaatattttttcttagGTGCAACAAGGAGAGCAGTTGGTAATGTGTTATGTATTAGATCTCCTTACTTTTAAGTGGATAAATTGTTACGTGAAATTCCTACCTCATGCTTATTTTTTCGTGAGCTTCTCAGATAAAGAAGAAAATAATTTGAAGGACCTGCAACGATGGATTACCCCTCAAAGGTTGAGCTATGAAGATTTAAGACTCTGTACTAATTACTTTAGTGGTGAAAACTTAATAGCAAGAACCAAGGAGTTCAAAATTTATCGGGGAAAACTGTATCAATCTGGTTCACTAGTGAAGGATGTTGTTGTGAAGAAATGGGTAATACCAGCAAAGAGTCCTTACAATAAACACAAGGAGGACTCGCTATGTGATTTCCatgtacgtagaccatattttatAGTTTGTTTCTGAATGTTTCTAAATCTGTTTATCCTAGTGTTTCTGACCATAATTTGAATTTCATATCTTTCAGGAAGAACTGAAGCTACTAAAACATCAAAACTTTTGTTGCCATTCTTACTTTATGAACCTGCTTGGTTACTGCGCAGAAGACAATGGTGAGCGTCTTGGTGTTGTCTATGACTTCAAAGTCTTGGATGGCTTAGAAAACCTCATACCTAAAGGTAATTTTGAGAATCAACTAATTCTTGGTTAACACTGTGTTTGGGAACCAAGTTAACTTGGAAAATGCGAGGGAAAGTAAAACTATGGAAATCTATAGAAAAGTAAATCTGAAGAGATATGTAGAAATCTCTAAATTTTGATTTCACTTCTTTGATTTTGTTTTCCACAGATTTCCATAGTTTTTCCATCActtttgagtggaaaagtgtGGAAAATAAAACAGACAAAATATAACTAGTTGGTTTCCACAGATGTCCACACATTTCATTTTCCTCACTTCTCCATTTAAATAACCAAATAAGCTAAAATTATGATATTCTCCTATTTCCACAATTTTACACATTTTTCCCACTAAATCAGAGTTCCCAAACACACTGTAATTTTCTACTTGTGTCTCTCGGCGTGCCACTATCATAGTcatagttttttattttcgttctGTACGGAAAAAAACCAACATTGACACAGTACTTGGAGTTGGTATTGATACTTTTTAGTTGTTACTTCATCCCTAGAGTAAGTTACATTTGGTTGTAAGTATTTTATTCCAGGATTTGGCTTAACATGTCCAGCCTATATTTAGGGGTTGCAACTAGTGAGTTAGTGAGTGAGTTACCATCTATGATAACAAATACTTTTGTACAGTCATAAGTTGAAAATGTTTTATTCCACTTAATGAACTGTCTCTtatcccaaatcattttgggccCAAGGATTTGGTGTTGTAAATTGTAATGAACTGTCTCTTAGCTTGTTTCTTGGATCGATACCTGGCTAACAATGGTGCCTTGGATTAATAGATAGCTTAAAGTGGGTGCAAAGAATCAAGGTGGCGCTGGTTCTGGCGTGCATTTTGGAATATATGCATAAGAAGCATGGAGATCTCCCGTCCGTACCTCCTAGTATCAATCCTGCTAACATAATTGTTAATGAGGTTCTCTTTTTCGTGCATCTATCTTTATATTTCCTCttatttattatgcttttttggTACTTTCGCTCTAATTTGTTTTGCTATTCTTGTTTCGTGTATGTATTCTCAATCTTACAACCATTACAGAATAAATTGTCATTTTACATCGGCCTCAAAATTATGTATCATGTTATTGTCCACGTATGATTGGGAGTACAAGTTAGACTTATGCTTTGTTAATATGATTTTATCTCATCTTGTTTGATATGATATTTGTATACTTCTATGAATTTAGATGTGTATTGTAAGACGGTGAATCTATTTTCAAAACTCGTGCAAAA
This sequence is a window from Spinacia oleracea cultivar Varoflay chromosome 1, BTI_SOV_V1, whole genome shotgun sequence. Protein-coding genes within it:
- the LOC110775945 gene encoding probable LRR receptor-like serine/threonine-protein kinase At5g48740 isoform X1, which produces MDLFDKLQDDLIIHILSFLPTKFAVLTSVLSKRWEFLWCFANNSLVFDDLESSNYINYFNIGPDVPDRVLHFHNFIDRVVKLNKVSHVEKFVLKMTSCIWNSNAVPSWIDEIVNKRKAKEIEIFLGCCFSRRESKMFLLPLKTFNSSTLRVLKLHLSDSSPLRVSVVNSAKTLCIPNLKILHFWMTELDNRALLLIYLFRASPKLEVAYVGGYLCNHRKIFFNIYAPCLKTLRMKFRRINLSNKFYINAPVLEELVVVDESFQKHVIKSNCLVNAKLDIGVPYFRELEQLHVHINRFYKLFCRISHVKFLDLSAHTMDALSIICGRKNANLPQFLSLRRLKLSFLNYSSWDVLTKLLECSPNLEVLVLSKDFKGKDAKFRRDSIWIQPISVPACLLSCLGQVEVLDCGSDQVEFDLISYLLKHGEVLSTFLVELLPANSRKDLRFRDKLMVIPRVSSTCQLKISAYARCSQQNGFSSDKEENNLKDLQRWITPQRLSYEDLRLCTNYFSGENLIARTKEFKIYRGKLYQSGSLVKDVVVKKWVIPAKSPYNKHKEDSLCDFHEELKLLKHQNFCCHSYFMNLLGYCAEDNGERLGVVYDFKVLDGLENLIPKDSLKWVQRIKVALVLACILEYMHKKHGDLPSVPPSINPANIIVNEDYMPVLSDFNRREIRMENNYREEDNYNYNSIEYADLFSRNDYDVEQYGLTVLALISKRVGHCPIKKRHVCERVTLDQWAKMQKKDLHINPPLCKSQVSLVHKDLMDDPTYDFVDGLKITRLAMHCLDRSVYLPSMYAIVKYLCKLRVVKENWDVIDHDNIISSYLDVQVP
- the LOC110775945 gene encoding protein kinase STUNTED isoform X2 codes for the protein MDALSIICGRKNANLPQFLSLRRLKLSFLNYSSWDVLTKLLECSPNLEVLVLSKDFKGKDAKFRRDSIWIQPISVPACLLSCLGQVEVLDCGSDQVEFDLISYLLKHGEVLSTFLVELLPANSRKDLRFRDKLMVIPRVSSTCQLKISAYARCSQQNGFSSDKEENNLKDLQRWITPQRLSYEDLRLCTNYFSGENLIARTKEFKIYRGKLYQSGSLVKDVVVKKWVIPAKSPYNKHKEDSLCDFHEELKLLKHQNFCCHSYFMNLLGYCAEDNGERLGVVYDFKVLDGLENLIPKDSLKWVQRIKVALVLACILEYMHKKHGDLPSVPPSINPANIIVNEDYMPVLSDFNRREIRMENNYREEDNYNYNSIEYADLFSRNDYDVEQYGLTVLALISKRVGHCPIKKRHVCERVTLDQWAKMQKKDLHINPPLCKSQVSLVHKDLMDDPTYDFVDGLKITRLAMHCLDRSVYLPSMYAIVKYLCKLRVVKENWDVIDHDNIISSYLDVQVP